A region of uncultured Anaeromusa sp. DNA encodes the following proteins:
- a CDS encoding EAL domain-containing protein — MPQQKTSMHFSLRIIVLGLLAFLLFNAANYYFLSTSAYRRLSEENKAYSETVALSIASFLEMAYHLGAEMAQDQEIRSMQPQEQQRHLLERFSQQGFFENLLIQRVPDGLQTARVRGLNDIRPGRWWFQQMLQDPHPFVSPSFYSFSSNPQTPATVIGLFFPVLQNDDFKAVLAAFVRVDELQERVGQLYRGDERFVYVLDQDGTVVVHPDSQQIREHYNYKQGQKTLVARDSDGQVVLKDNNYQLVSSAISLPQGLQDAATKALDGTQGSSEYQTDSGDVFFCTYAPIRLPGYAASWAILTVQDKTLALAPLRNAALTHGLLSFLIFAGLAALLLRQSRAIDLSTHRLHEINTTLQEEVTERARAEVELTAANEELVAMNDEMLAVTDELHHNNEQLQKEIQTREETESRLRLRERQHRAMVQLLADNTAALDVQLQSMLDSALQLVEAKDGHIAFLEEEAMSIRYASGSHAPYLGKTLSPNEGLYPQLLATNHLQYAEDYQVFSNRINRAPWNKMRTAIMLPLVSQERLIGCLTLTWQDTLRPLAADERSTLQQYADLAVLALQGAQLQQSLQVELAQRKELHEEISRIAFLDALTGLQNRASLMARLEEELRPQQNILRSGSIFFVDLDDLKSINDNFGHFAGDTIIIASGQKLSETLARYNAFIARLGGDEFIALLPGCVDAAELSCIADLLVQNLCHDYLLSTTTVRVSGSIGIASYPRDGTSVEELIKKADNAMYAAKAAGRNCWRFFEDDMLREAQEKLLLTNSLRRALENDELSLVFQPQLSLKDNHLAGFEALLRWQSPTHGNVSPARFIPLAEQSQLIIPIGAWVLQQACRFLQTLTAAGYGHIRVAVNLSSKQLADEQIVSTVRDALTEARVAPQQLELEITESALLTALDESCSKLQQLKNLGVSLALDDFGTGYSSITHLRLFPVEILKIDKSFIDTIITQEDDSLVNSLIHFAQSLKLRVVAEGVETQEQMEYLLHYGCNLIQGYYFSRPLPPDEALLLLQNHSQDTT, encoded by the coding sequence ATGCCCCAACAAAAAACCAGCATGCATTTTTCGCTACGAATTATTGTTCTGGGCTTATTGGCATTTCTCCTTTTCAATGCAGCTAATTACTATTTTTTGTCAACTTCCGCCTATCGTCGCCTCAGCGAAGAAAATAAAGCCTATTCTGAAACCGTCGCCTTAAGCATTGCTTCTTTTTTAGAAATGGCCTATCACCTCGGCGCTGAAATGGCGCAAGATCAAGAAATTAGAAGCATGCAGCCACAGGAGCAGCAGCGTCACCTTCTAGAACGTTTTTCTCAACAAGGTTTTTTTGAAAATCTCCTCATCCAACGCGTGCCTGACGGCCTCCAGACAGCCCGCGTCCGAGGCCTTAACGACATCCGCCCTGGCCGCTGGTGGTTCCAGCAAATGCTGCAAGATCCCCATCCTTTTGTCAGCCCTTCCTTTTATTCTTTCAGCAGCAACCCGCAAACTCCAGCCACCGTCATTGGCCTTTTTTTCCCCGTCTTACAAAATGACGATTTCAAGGCCGTACTGGCGGCCTTTGTACGTGTCGACGAACTGCAAGAGCGAGTAGGGCAACTGTATCGAGGTGATGAACGCTTTGTTTATGTTTTAGATCAAGATGGCACCGTTGTCGTTCATCCTGATTCGCAGCAAATTCGCGAGCACTATAACTACAAACAAGGCCAAAAAACACTTGTCGCTCGCGACAGCGACGGCCAAGTCGTGTTAAAAGATAACAATTACCAGCTAGTATCTTCAGCCATCTCTTTGCCCCAAGGTTTACAGGATGCTGCAACCAAAGCATTAGATGGAACGCAAGGAAGCAGCGAATACCAGACTGACAGCGGCGATGTTTTTTTCTGTACATACGCACCAATTCGCCTTCCCGGCTATGCTGCTTCTTGGGCGATTCTCACTGTCCAAGATAAAACGCTGGCCTTGGCGCCTTTACGAAACGCGGCTCTTACGCATGGTCTGCTCTCGTTTCTAATCTTTGCCGGTCTGGCTGCACTCCTATTGCGCCAAAGCCGCGCTATCGATCTGAGCACCCATCGATTACATGAAATAAATACAACCCTTCAAGAGGAAGTGACCGAACGCGCCCGCGCGGAGGTTGAGCTTACTGCCGCCAATGAGGAATTGGTGGCTATGAACGACGAGATGCTCGCCGTCACGGATGAACTGCATCACAATAACGAACAACTTCAAAAAGAAATTCAAACCCGTGAAGAAACAGAATCTCGACTACGGCTGCGCGAACGACAGCATCGCGCCATGGTACAACTGCTGGCAGACAACACTGCTGCCCTGGATGTCCAACTGCAAAGCATGCTTGATAGCGCCCTGCAATTAGTTGAAGCCAAGGACGGGCATATTGCTTTTTTAGAAGAAGAAGCTATGTCCATACGCTATGCCAGCGGCAGCCACGCCCCCTACTTGGGTAAGACGCTCTCACCTAACGAAGGGCTTTACCCACAGCTTCTCGCAACCAACCACTTGCAATATGCTGAAGATTACCAAGTTTTTTCGAACCGCATAAATCGAGCCCCCTGGAATAAGATGCGCACCGCCATCATGCTCCCCTTAGTCTCCCAAGAACGGCTGATCGGCTGTCTGACTCTTACTTGGCAGGATACCCTTCGCCCCTTGGCGGCGGATGAGCGGAGTACGCTTCAGCAGTACGCCGATTTGGCTGTGCTGGCCTTACAGGGAGCTCAGTTGCAACAAAGTCTTCAAGTCGAGTTGGCACAACGTAAAGAGCTTCATGAAGAAATCAGCCGCATTGCCTTCTTGGATGCTCTCACCGGCCTGCAAAACCGGGCCAGCTTAATGGCGCGCCTGGAAGAAGAACTGCGGCCACAACAGAATATTCTGCGAAGCGGCTCCATCTTTTTCGTCGATTTGGACGATTTAAAAAGCATCAATGATAATTTTGGCCATTTCGCTGGTGATACCATCATTATCGCTTCCGGTCAAAAATTATCGGAAACCCTTGCACGCTACAATGCTTTCATCGCTCGCCTGGGTGGCGATGAATTTATAGCCCTGTTGCCCGGTTGTGTCGATGCCGCAGAATTAAGCTGCATTGCCGATTTGCTGGTGCAAAATTTATGCCACGACTACCTCTTATCCACCACTACGGTTCGTGTATCTGGCAGTATTGGCATTGCTTCTTATCCTCGAGATGGCACTTCGGTCGAAGAGTTAATCAAAAAAGCGGACAACGCTATGTATGCCGCTAAAGCCGCAGGCCGTAACTGCTGGCGTTTTTTCGAAGACGACATGCTGCGCGAAGCCCAAGAAAAGCTGCTTTTAACCAACAGCCTCCGGCGCGCCCTGGAAAATGATGAATTATCGCTTGTTTTCCAACCTCAGCTCTCCTTAAAAGATAATCATCTAGCAGGCTTTGAAGCTCTCCTGCGCTGGCAGAGCCCTACCCACGGAAACGTTTCACCGGCCCGCTTCATCCCTCTTGCAGAACAAAGTCAGCTCATCATCCCGATTGGTGCCTGGGTACTGCAGCAAGCCTGTCGCTTCCTGCAAACGCTTACCGCCGCAGGTTACGGGCATATTCGTGTAGCAGTCAATCTTTCTTCAAAACAACTAGCCGACGAACAAATTGTCTCTACGGTCCGGGATGCATTAACAGAAGCCCGTGTTGCACCCCAGCAATTAGAGCTGGAAATTACCGAAAGCGCTTTATTAACGGCTCTTGACGAAAGCTGCTCCAAGCTGCAGCAGTTGAAGAACCTAGGAGTCAGTTTGGCCTTAGATGATTTTGGAACCGGCTACTCGTCAATCACGCATTTACGCCTTTTCCCTGTGGAGATTTTAAAAATAGACAAATCCTTTATTGATACCATTATTACCCAAGAAGACGACAGCCTCGTCAACTCCCTAATTCATTTTGCCCAAAGCCTAAAACTACGAGTGGTCGCAGAAGGTGTGGAAACGCAGGAACAGATGGAATATCTTCTCCACTATGGTTGCAACCTTATCCAAGGTTACTACTTCAGTCGCCCCTTACCGCCCGACGAAGCACTGCTCCTGCTGCAGAACCACTCACAGGATACAACCTGA
- a CDS encoding aromatic acid exporter family protein, which yields MKIGARVIKTGIAVAITMFICKLLDLEPAFFGAVSAVINMQPSIFLSFRATKDQILVHILGVLAGFSFGYFLGVTPLSAGLIVILLIPLYIKLDLHSGITMGIVAALFVLSSSTEEFLAHALARTGVIFVGLGVAMLINVVLWPPRYNQALKGKLRQANEAAVLYFCRAVQEYVGLEGSAQPQLEPEEKKRIYKLNKEARQLLELMSRERYLGVALKDRPKEWLTQAEKLIDYNESIVKKANRIFALLPTRVERRHEVGDPPVSEEFRAILEVLESGCTIVIRVNGKLRTVIVDEGTAQAEEISEEYWETLTHAIEQWQPRFEGSYYMHGLLEVAVIANEIKWATRQAKMLLQESLEPEI from the coding sequence TTGAAAATTGGAGCTAGAGTCATTAAGACCGGCATTGCCGTGGCTATTACCATGTTTATTTGTAAGCTGCTGGATTTGGAGCCGGCTTTTTTCGGGGCGGTATCAGCGGTTATCAATATGCAGCCGTCTATTTTTTTGAGTTTCCGGGCGACGAAGGATCAAATATTAGTCCATATTTTAGGGGTATTGGCCGGCTTTAGTTTTGGTTACTTTCTGGGAGTGACGCCTCTTTCAGCAGGATTAATCGTTATTTTGCTCATTCCTTTGTATATCAAGCTGGACTTGCACAGCGGCATTACCATGGGGATTGTGGCGGCTCTATTTGTGCTGAGTTCAAGTACTGAAGAGTTTTTAGCACACGCTCTGGCCAGAACCGGCGTTATTTTTGTTGGTTTGGGCGTAGCGATGTTGATCAATGTGGTGTTGTGGCCGCCTCGCTATAATCAAGCGCTAAAAGGAAAACTGCGCCAGGCTAATGAAGCGGCGGTGCTTTATTTCTGTCGGGCTGTCCAAGAATACGTCGGTCTGGAAGGAAGCGCACAGCCTCAACTCGAGCCGGAAGAAAAGAAACGAATTTATAAGCTGAATAAGGAAGCCAGGCAGCTGTTGGAGCTGATGAGCCGCGAACGTTATTTGGGGGTGGCTTTGAAGGATCGGCCGAAGGAATGGCTGACGCAGGCGGAAAAACTGATCGATTATAACGAATCCATTGTAAAAAAAGCAAATCGTATTTTTGCTTTGCTGCCAACACGGGTGGAGCGGCGCCATGAAGTGGGGGATCCGCCGGTAAGTGAGGAGTTTAGGGCGATTTTGGAGGTGCTCGAAAGTGGCTGCACCATCGTCATCCGAGTAAACGGCAAGCTACGCACGGTGATTGTTGACGAAGGAACTGCGCAAGCAGAAGAAATTAGCGAAGAATATTGGGAAACGCTGACTCATGCTATTGAGCAATGGCAGCCGCGCTTTGAAGGCAGTTATTATATGCATGGATTGCTGGAGGTCGCGGTAATTGCCAATGAAATCAAATGGGCGACGCGACAGGCAAAAATGCTGCTGCAAGAAAGCCTGGAACCGGAAATCTGA
- a CDS encoding diguanylate cyclase, producing the protein METELRSAFKDYLHVYLTKRDLKAVVEHFHPEITSYGTGADEQGFSQADTVALFARDLSQCSLPIEWHCVDEHVQALTEEMGLVLAELKLVAPLTLGLVSFDNLRCTTVWKKQNKRWLLCHMHLSQAQGNLAPGEAFPFQELEDRTQKLEALVQERTKELTAALTKLEEAVATDPLTGLYNRRKFDELLQREMERMRRFGKTATIILGDIDYFKEVNDQYGHLVGDEILRLVSRVLAKGLRRVDTIARWGGEEFIFLLPETDGTGAFKVAEKLRLLVQNQENSYGALLSMSFGVAEYRQEEDADSWLRRVDAALYQAKRQGRNRVEIE; encoded by the coding sequence ATGGAAACGGAGCTTCGGAGTGCTTTTAAAGACTATTTGCATGTATATCTGACGAAACGAGATCTTAAAGCAGTAGTAGAGCACTTTCATCCGGAAATTACCAGCTATGGTACTGGAGCGGATGAGCAAGGCTTTTCGCAGGCAGACACAGTGGCTTTATTTGCCAGGGATTTGTCACAATGCTCTTTGCCGATAGAATGGCACTGCGTGGATGAACATGTACAAGCGTTGACAGAGGAAATGGGATTAGTGCTGGCTGAGTTGAAACTTGTGGCGCCGTTGACTTTGGGGTTGGTTTCTTTTGACAATTTGCGTTGTACTACGGTGTGGAAAAAACAGAATAAGCGTTGGCTGCTTTGTCATATGCATTTGTCTCAGGCTCAGGGAAATCTGGCTCCGGGAGAAGCGTTTCCGTTTCAAGAGCTGGAGGACCGCACGCAAAAACTGGAAGCGTTAGTACAAGAGAGAACTAAAGAGTTGACAGCTGCCTTGACGAAACTGGAAGAAGCCGTAGCGACAGATCCTCTAACCGGACTTTATAATCGGCGTAAATTTGACGAGCTTCTACAAAGAGAAATGGAGCGGATGCGGCGCTTTGGCAAGACGGCAACTATTATTCTCGGAGATATAGATTACTTTAAAGAAGTTAATGATCAGTATGGTCATCTCGTAGGAGATGAGATATTACGGTTGGTGAGCCGTGTTTTGGCCAAAGGCCTGAGACGGGTGGATACAATTGCCCGTTGGGGCGGAGAAGAGTTCATTTTTTTGCTTCCAGAGACTGATGGCACAGGAGCGTTCAAAGTGGCGGAGAAGCTGCGCCTGTTAGTGCAAAATCAGGAAAATTCATATGGTGCGTTATTATCTATGAGTTTTGGCGTTGCAGAGTATCGGCAGGAAGAAGATGCGGATTCTTGGCTGCGTCGCGTAGATGCCGCCCTATATCAAGCTAAACGCCAAGGTCGTAATCGAGTGGAAATAGAGTAA
- a CDS encoding DUF362 domain-containing protein has product MEKAKVYFTNMRATSKMNLLQKLENLVKKAGMTDIDFQEKYAAIKIHFGEPGNLAYLRPNYAKVIVDVIKAQGGKAFLTDCNTLYVGRRKDALEHMDAAYENGFNPFATGCQIIIGDGLKGTDEAYVPVVGGEHVKEAKIGRAVMDADIFISLTHFKGHELTGFGGALKNIGMGCGSRAGKMEMHSDGKPQVREKSCVGCGACAKICAHSAITVTAKKAKINHAVCVGCGRCIGTCHFNAIAAAWDESNDVLNKKIAEYSWAVLNDRPHFHISLVVDVAPFCDCHAENDVPIIPDLGMFASFDPVALDMACADMANKAPVIPGSYLGEQLASRQEGDEADHFCTAHPETNWMSCVDHAEKLGLGTKKYELIEV; this is encoded by the coding sequence ATGGAAAAGGCAAAGGTCTATTTTACCAATATGCGGGCGACATCCAAGATGAATTTGCTGCAAAAGCTGGAGAATCTGGTGAAAAAAGCAGGGATGACCGATATTGATTTTCAGGAAAAGTATGCGGCCATCAAGATTCATTTTGGCGAGCCGGGCAACTTGGCCTATTTGCGTCCGAATTATGCCAAAGTCATTGTCGATGTAATTAAGGCACAGGGCGGTAAGGCGTTTTTGACAGACTGTAATACGCTCTATGTAGGGCGGCGTAAAGATGCGTTGGAACACATGGATGCGGCGTATGAAAATGGTTTTAACCCCTTTGCGACGGGCTGCCAGATTATTATCGGCGACGGTCTGAAAGGTACAGATGAGGCCTATGTGCCGGTAGTTGGCGGCGAACATGTTAAAGAAGCGAAGATTGGCCGAGCCGTCATGGACGCAGACATTTTTATCAGCTTGACCCATTTTAAGGGACACGAGTTGACTGGCTTTGGCGGCGCCTTGAAAAATATCGGCATGGGTTGTGGCTCCCGGGCTGGCAAAATGGAAATGCATAGCGACGGCAAACCACAGGTGAGGGAAAAGTCTTGTGTGGGTTGCGGGGCTTGCGCTAAAATCTGCGCTCATAGCGCTATTACGGTGACTGCGAAAAAAGCTAAAATCAATCATGCTGTGTGCGTAGGCTGTGGCCGTTGTATCGGAACCTGTCATTTCAACGCCATTGCGGCGGCTTGGGATGAATCAAACGATGTTTTGAATAAGAAAATTGCTGAATATTCCTGGGCGGTTTTGAATGACCGGCCTCATTTCCATATTAGCCTAGTCGTGGATGTGGCGCCGTTTTGCGATTGCCATGCGGAAAACGATGTGCCGATTATTCCGGATTTAGGCATGTTTGCTTCCTTTGACCCTGTGGCGCTCGATATGGCCTGTGCAGACATGGCCAACAAAGCCCCGGTCATTCCCGGTAGCTATTTGGGCGAACAACTGGCCAGTCGTCAGGAAGGCGACGAGGCAGACCATTTCTGTACGGCTCACCCGGAAACGAACTGGATGTCCTGCGTGGATCATGCAGAAAAGCTGGGCTTAGGTACGAAAAAGTATGAACTCATTGAGGTGTAA
- a CDS encoding MerR family transcriptional regulator, with protein sequence MGYTIKQVATRFAISTHTLRYYEKEGILPLVGRDENGNRQFSEADLEWLVLIRCLRDTGMSVGEIKAYVALCQQGDATIFQRREIIAQHKRDVEGKITRMQEYLTRIDRKLQGYDAFIAGESSCVCQPARSLAGD encoded by the coding sequence ATGGGCTACACAATCAAGCAAGTGGCGACGCGGTTTGCCATTTCGACGCATACCCTGCGGTATTATGAAAAAGAAGGAATTTTACCGCTGGTAGGGCGAGACGAAAATGGCAATCGGCAGTTTAGCGAAGCAGATTTGGAGTGGCTTGTGCTGATTCGCTGCTTGCGAGACACGGGCATGTCGGTGGGCGAGATTAAAGCATATGTAGCGCTGTGTCAGCAGGGCGACGCGACCATATTTCAGCGACGGGAAATCATTGCGCAGCATAAGCGGGACGTAGAGGGGAAAATAACTCGCATGCAAGAGTACTTGACCCGGATTGACCGGAAACTGCAAGGCTATGACGCTTTTATTGCCGGGGAAAGTTCCTGCGTGTGTCAGCCTGCGCGCAGTTTGGCTGGAGATTAA
- a CDS encoding ABC transporter ATP-binding protein has protein sequence MSIVQGFLHYYKPYKRLFYTDMVCAVLVSMIDLVFPQVLNYLTKNFLVMQTGELISLLGYLGAGMLVLYLLRYGCQYYITTWGHVMGARMESDMRQDLFEQFQRLSFSYYDRNNTGEMMSKVISDLFDISELAHHGPENIFISCLKLAGSFVLLLFLHVPLTLLLFTVALSMTWFSYYQNKKMKVIFMENRQRIAAVNSQVQDSLAGIRVIKSFANEDLEKQKFRRSNEEFLDSKERVYKLMGRFHAGNGLLEGVLYVVVLVSGSYFVSQGQLAATDLAVYALYIAIFLNPLDVLILFSEQFQKGYAGFRRFAEVMQTRPEIVDREQALEMAEVQGRLEYENVSFAYEDNPAVLHQVNFTVEAGRTVALVGPSGGGKTTICSLLPRFYDVTEGAIRIDGQDVRDWKLASLRSAIGLVQQDVYLFAGTIRDNILYGRPDAKDSEVVAAAKQANIHDFIVSLEHGYDTYVGERGVRLSGGQKQRISIARVFLKNPAILILDEATSALDNESERHIQRALEQLAKNRTTLIIAHRLSTIRHADEIVVINEGRIQERGTHSELLAKDGLYAHYYGMQFAGLDVENDMNSATSS, from the coding sequence ATGTCAATTGTTCAAGGTTTTTTGCATTATTATAAACCGTATAAACGCTTGTTTTATACCGATATGGTTTGTGCGGTGTTAGTTTCTATGATTGATTTGGTATTTCCCCAGGTGCTCAATTATTTGACCAAAAATTTTTTAGTAATGCAGACGGGGGAACTTATATCCCTGCTTGGCTATCTTGGCGCGGGCATGCTGGTACTGTACCTGTTGCGCTATGGCTGTCAATACTATATTACGACCTGGGGCCATGTGATGGGGGCACGCATGGAAAGTGATATGCGCCAAGATTTATTCGAGCAGTTCCAGCGTCTGTCTTTTTCTTACTATGACCGCAATAACACCGGTGAGATGATGTCTAAAGTGATTTCCGACCTTTTTGATATTTCCGAGCTGGCTCATCATGGCCCGGAAAATATATTCATCTCCTGCCTTAAACTGGCGGGTTCCTTTGTGCTGTTATTATTTCTGCATGTGCCATTGACCTTATTGTTATTCACTGTGGCTCTAAGCATGACCTGGTTCAGCTACTATCAGAACAAAAAAATGAAAGTTATTTTTATGGAGAATCGCCAGCGTATTGCGGCGGTCAATTCCCAAGTGCAGGACAGCCTTGCGGGCATCAGGGTGATCAAGTCTTTTGCCAACGAGGATTTGGAAAAGCAGAAATTTCGTCGCAGCAATGAAGAGTTTTTGGATTCTAAGGAACGGGTCTATAAGCTGATGGGTCGCTTTCACGCCGGCAATGGCTTGCTGGAAGGCGTGTTGTACGTGGTGGTTCTGGTGAGCGGCAGTTATTTTGTTTCGCAGGGACAATTGGCAGCTACCGATTTGGCTGTGTATGCCTTGTATATTGCAATTTTTCTTAACCCGCTGGACGTGCTGATTCTGTTTTCGGAGCAGTTTCAGAAAGGCTATGCTGGTTTTCGGCGTTTTGCCGAGGTGATGCAGACGCGGCCAGAGATTGTGGATAGAGAGCAGGCCTTGGAAATGGCCGAGGTGCAGGGGCGTTTGGAGTATGAAAATGTCTCCTTTGCCTACGAAGACAATCCGGCAGTATTGCATCAAGTAAACTTTACGGTGGAAGCAGGGCGCACTGTGGCGCTGGTAGGCCCGTCAGGCGGTGGCAAAACTACAATTTGCTCACTCTTGCCTCGCTTTTATGATGTGACCGAGGGGGCTATCCGTATTGACGGCCAGGACGTGCGAGATTGGAAATTGGCTTCTTTGCGTAGTGCCATCGGCTTGGTGCAGCAAGACGTGTATTTATTTGCAGGCACGATTCGAGACAATATTTTGTATGGACGTCCGGATGCAAAGGACAGCGAAGTCGTAGCTGCCGCTAAACAGGCGAATATTCATGATTTTATTGTTTCGCTGGAGCATGGCTATGACACCTATGTAGGAGAGCGGGGCGTTCGTCTTTCGGGCGGGCAGAAACAGCGGATTTCTATTGCGCGGGTGTTTTTGAAAAATCCGGCCATTTTGATTTTGGATGAAGCCACTTCGGCCTTGGACAACGAGAGCGAGCGTCATATCCAACGGGCCCTGGAGCAGTTGGCGAAAAATCGGACTACCTTGATTATCGCGCATCGCTTGAGTACCATTCGCCATGCCGATGAAATTGTTGTCATCAACGAGGGGCGCATCCAGGAACGGGGAACTCACAGCGAGCTTTTGGCTAAAGACGGTTTGTACGCTCATTACTACGGCATGCAGTTTGCGGGGCTGGACGTCGAAAACGACATGAATTCAGCAACTTCTTCTTGA
- a CDS encoding TRAP transporter substrate-binding protein, which produces MLFKRNRLLGTAVLLTLSFIVFLAGCSSLSTSLTEKKLTLRLGTETNDTSHESRGSQKLADLVHERSGGSLEIKVYPNAQLGSMRDRNENMRMGTVDMGTSSVGFLSTYEPLAAIFDLPYLYRDKAHEMRVFDGPIGVDIDRRLQADGLRVLCYFDAGSRQITNNRRPIRTVHDLKGLRLRVPQSPASVDGLKALGATPTPLPFSETYDILRQNVLDGQENPISLVFHNKLYEVQSYLSLTNHQHFIQVLLISEKTWRNLSERQQQTLMDAAKEAQIYERNLVATEEAELLRQLQAQGMQVNEIEHPEEFAAQARPLRDLFVRRYGQQAKDLLEKIDAQ; this is translated from the coding sequence ATGCTGTTCAAACGTAACCGACTCTTGGGGACCGCCGTTTTATTAACTTTATCTTTCATTGTTTTCCTTGCTGGATGCTCCTCTCTATCGACAAGCCTCACCGAAAAAAAGCTGACTCTCCGCCTCGGAACGGAAACTAACGATACCTCCCATGAAAGCCGCGGTTCTCAAAAGCTGGCTGACTTAGTCCACGAACGGTCCGGCGGCTCTCTGGAGATCAAGGTATACCCAAACGCCCAATTAGGCAGTATGCGAGATCGCAATGAAAACATGCGTATGGGCACTGTCGACATGGGAACCTCTTCCGTTGGCTTTCTCAGCACCTATGAACCGCTGGCCGCCATTTTTGACCTTCCTTATCTTTACCGAGATAAAGCACACGAAATGCGTGTATTTGACGGCCCCATCGGCGTCGATATAGATCGCCGTCTTCAGGCAGACGGCCTGCGCGTCCTTTGCTATTTCGACGCTGGCTCTCGACAAATCACCAACAACCGTCGCCCCATCCGCACAGTTCATGATCTAAAAGGGCTGCGCCTGCGGGTTCCTCAAAGTCCTGCCAGCGTAGATGGATTGAAAGCCTTGGGTGCAACGCCAACGCCCTTACCTTTTAGTGAAACGTATGACATTTTACGCCAAAATGTGCTTGACGGCCAAGAAAATCCGATTTCTCTTGTTTTTCATAACAAACTTTACGAAGTGCAGTCTTATTTATCTTTAACTAACCACCAGCACTTTATTCAAGTATTGCTTATCAGCGAAAAAACCTGGCGTAACCTTTCGGAACGTCAACAACAAACCTTAATGGATGCCGCTAAAGAAGCACAAATCTACGAACGTAATCTTGTAGCCACCGAAGAAGCGGAGCTGCTTCGACAGTTGCAGGCTCAAGGAATGCAAGTTAACGAAATCGAACATCCTGAAGAATTCGCCGCCCAAGCACGCCCTTTACGTGACCTGTTCGTGCGGCGGTATGGACAACAAGCCAAAGATCTCCTAGAAAAAATTGATGCGCAATAA
- a CDS encoding alpha/beta fold hydrolase gives MKAVWKKPLRLFLLLAIVIGVFIAGISGYVGWDLTHPPRKALQTTPTAVGLSYESVSFVSRQDGMALQGWLIRAPENRLTVIGSHGYGQNRAQEDVPLLPLAKVLVEHGMNVLLFDYRNSGESAGSLTSVGQYEVRDLLGAVDYVHSRQELNPQVVLLGFSMGAATAIMAGAEEPTIAAVIADAPFADLTHYLEANFSVWTGLPAVPFNRTILAVTPVLTGLQPEKVSPVQVVQKFGGRPLLLIHGEADDDIALENSLELQQAYPIAELLRVAGARHVKSYQQDPVRYKAEVLKFLQKMKLPH, from the coding sequence ATGAAGGCAGTCTGGAAAAAGCCGTTGCGATTGTTCCTGCTTCTAGCCATTGTGATTGGCGTTTTCATTGCGGGGATATCCGGCTACGTAGGCTGGGACTTGACCCATCCGCCGCGCAAAGCCTTGCAGACAACGCCAACTGCAGTTGGTTTGTCCTATGAGTCGGTGAGCTTTGTCAGCCGCCAAGACGGCATGGCCTTGCAAGGATGGCTGATTAGGGCGCCGGAGAACCGCTTGACGGTAATCGGTTCGCACGGGTATGGGCAGAATCGTGCGCAAGAAGATGTTCCGCTGTTGCCGCTAGCAAAGGTGTTGGTGGAGCATGGCATGAACGTATTGCTCTTCGACTATCGTAATAGCGGCGAATCAGCTGGATCGCTGACTTCGGTGGGGCAGTATGAAGTGAGGGACTTGTTGGGCGCGGTGGACTATGTTCATTCCCGCCAGGAACTGAATCCCCAGGTAGTACTGTTGGGCTTTTCAATGGGCGCTGCAACCGCTATTATGGCGGGGGCGGAGGAACCGACCATAGCGGCGGTGATTGCTGACGCGCCCTTTGCAGATCTGACGCACTATCTAGAGGCGAATTTTTCGGTGTGGACGGGCTTGCCGGCAGTGCCGTTTAATCGGACCATTTTGGCAGTGACTCCTGTGTTGACGGGATTGCAGCCAGAAAAGGTAAGCCCGGTACAGGTTGTTCAAAAGTTTGGCGGACGGCCGCTGCTCTTGATTCACGGTGAGGCGGATGACGATATAGCGCTGGAAAACAGCCTGGAATTGCAGCAGGCATATCCGATAGCGGAGTTGTTGAGGGTAGCTGGTGCACGGCATGTGAAAAGCTATCAGCAGGATCCTGTACGTTATAAAGCAGAAGTTTTGAAGTTTTTGCAAAAAATGAAGTTGCCCCATTGA